Proteins encoded within one genomic window of Streptomyces taklimakanensis:
- the rpmA gene encoding 50S ribosomal protein L27 has protein sequence MAHKKGASSTRNGRDSNAQRLGVKRFGGQVVNAGEILVRQRGTHFHPGAGVGRGGDDTLFALAAGAVQFGTSRGRKVVNVVPVAE, from the coding sequence ATGGCACACAAGAAGGGCGCATCGTCCACTCGGAACGGTCGCGACTCCAACGCCCAGCGGCTCGGCGTGAAGCGCTTCGGCGGTCAGGTCGTGAACGCGGGCGAGATCCTGGTCCGCCAGCGCGGCACCCACTTCCACCCGGGTGCCGGTGTGGGGCGCGGCGGTGACGACACCCTGTTCGCGCTGGCCGCCGGTGCGGTGCAGTTCGGCACCTCCCGCGGCCGCAAGGTCGTGAACGTCGTCCCGGTCGCCGAGTAA
- the rplU gene encoding 50S ribosomal protein L21, whose protein sequence is MYAIVRTGGRQQKVSVGDVIEVDRISTSKVGDSVELSTLLIVDGDAVTSDPWVLAGVKVHAEVVDHHKGAKIDIMKYKNKTGYRKRIGHRQLHTALKITGIDAPATK, encoded by the coding sequence GTGTACGCGATCGTGCGCACCGGCGGCCGCCAGCAGAAGGTGTCCGTCGGAGACGTCATTGAAGTTGACCGCATCTCCACCAGCAAGGTCGGCGACAGCGTCGAGCTCTCGACCCTGCTCATCGTCGATGGCGACGCGGTCACCAGCGACCCGTGGGTCCTGGCCGGTGTGAAGGTCCACGCCGAGGTCGTGGACCACCACAAGGGTGCCAAGATCGACATCATGAAGTACAAGAACAAGACCGGCTACCGCAAGCGGATCGGTCACCGCCAGCTGCACACCGCGCTGAAGATCACCGGCATCGACGCCCCGGCGACGAAGTAA
- a CDS encoding ribonuclease E/G encodes MREPTESAESTAAENIDSTSPAPNGEATEHGGPGDSPAPRRRRRAVSRPAGPPAVTSVEPEVVTAAPATATAETDTAPPRTEGRSAPESAEDTGDAEERPAAPAARTRRRATRRATAPAGPPEPAEAVATDSGSDAAERATETATEMEPSSAGAEKPAEETPARPRRRATRRATAPAGPAQSSAEEPAEEATGEATGQEAVSAVEESPAPARTRRRTRKTAAKETDREPPVDAPAADEPAEAPRAAGRKRTAGNERSERPSRTTTPAADAEEPRTEEPRTEESPKRARKRPPVASTALFQPPVFAEPVFQTPETAAAAAAAESAAEGPDESDEDEYDVEDGGREDRSESTATARRRRRRRRGGEPAERDGNTERDERGGGEADTAADTAADTGEDDEEADARTDSEEGFEDRPSRRRRRGGRRRRRGGEAEFAEDAGNGDGDREDRDDRDTRDTKAASADEDDRSDEQASADEERNAADEQATGPSSSSSRRRRRRRRRSGESEVVAADVAPDDPERTVVKIREPRKKKDEPSESADGVQSIKGSTRLEAKKQRRREGREQGRRRVPIITEAEFLARREAVERVMVVRQSGERTQIGVLEDGVLVEHFVNKEQATSYVGNVYLGKVQNVLPSMEAAFVDIGKGRNAVLYAGEVNFEALGLSGGPRRIETALKSGQSVLVQVTKDPIGHKGARLTSQVSLPGRYLVYVPEGSMTGISRKLPDTERARLKQILKRIVPEDAGVIVRTAAEGASEEELRRDVERLQAQWEDIQKKARKGGAPTLLYGEPDMTVRVVRDIFNEDFSKVVVSGDQAWETIHGYVSHVAPDLADRLQKWTSEVDVFATYRIDEQLMKALDRKVWLPSGGSLVIDRTEAMVVIDVNTGKFTGQGGNLEETVTRNNLEAAEEIVRQLRLRDLGGIIVIDFIDMVLESNRDLVMRRLLECLGRDRTKHQVAEVTSLGLVQMTRKRVGQGLLESFSETCVHCNGRGLIVHMDQVQSQGGGGGGGKRGRKKGKAAQQATKAPEAPVEEVVEAVEDSEAPVAEAAETAAEIAAETAEPTALPEPEFVPDEELYSSAAEAEEAARRGRRRRRAVRKVSAPAGPPKAAAEVEAAVTVVPASQEAEAAEAPEEAAEAAEGTVEAERSVETAEETPAAAEAAQPRPRTRRRAVRKVSAPAGPPKAAAEVEAAVTVVPASQEAEAAEAPEEAAEVSEGAAEAAGGAVKAEEPAPSSRPRRRVVRRAAAPAGSPEAAEITEPAVEPVSEAAPETAPEAEAEPAKKTARKTAKKTAAKKTATKKAAAKKTATKKTAAKKTATKKSAAEKSTTKKAAAKKTTARKSTAGKTSAAEQQASPSVSSPAEE; translated from the coding sequence ATGCGCGAACCCACCGAGTCCGCGGAGTCCACCGCCGCGGAGAACATCGACAGCACGTCCCCCGCTCCGAACGGGGAGGCCACCGAGCACGGCGGCCCCGGCGACTCGCCGGCGCCACGCCGCCGGCGCCGCGCCGTGTCCCGCCCGGCGGGGCCGCCCGCGGTCACCAGTGTGGAGCCCGAGGTCGTGACCGCGGCTCCTGCCACGGCCACCGCGGAGACGGACACCGCTCCACCGCGGACCGAGGGGCGGTCCGCACCGGAGTCCGCCGAGGACACCGGCGACGCCGAGGAGCGACCGGCCGCTCCGGCCGCCCGCACCCGCCGTCGCGCCACGCGCCGGGCGACCGCTCCGGCAGGGCCGCCGGAGCCTGCCGAGGCGGTGGCGACCGACTCGGGGAGCGACGCCGCGGAGCGGGCGACGGAGACGGCGACGGAGATGGAGCCCTCTTCCGCCGGTGCGGAGAAGCCCGCGGAGGAGACGCCCGCGCGTCCCCGCCGCCGTGCGACTCGCCGGGCGACCGCCCCGGCGGGCCCGGCGCAGTCGTCGGCGGAGGAGCCGGCGGAGGAGGCGACCGGGGAGGCGACCGGACAGGAGGCCGTCTCGGCCGTCGAGGAGAGCCCGGCCCCCGCCCGCACCCGGCGCCGCACCCGCAAGACCGCCGCGAAGGAGACGGACCGGGAGCCCCCGGTCGACGCCCCCGCGGCCGACGAGCCCGCCGAGGCACCCCGGGCCGCCGGACGGAAGCGGACCGCGGGGAACGAGCGCTCCGAGCGGCCTTCGCGGACCACGACGCCCGCCGCGGACGCTGAGGAGCCCCGGACGGAGGAGCCCCGGACGGAGGAGTCCCCGAAGCGGGCCCGGAAGAGGCCGCCGGTGGCCTCGACCGCACTGTTCCAGCCCCCCGTCTTCGCCGAGCCGGTCTTCCAGACCCCCGAGACCGCAGCGGCCGCCGCCGCTGCCGAGTCCGCCGCCGAGGGGCCCGACGAGTCGGACGAGGACGAGTACGACGTCGAGGACGGCGGGCGTGAGGACCGCTCCGAGTCCACCGCCACGGCACGTCGCCGTCGCCGTCGCCGCCGCGGTGGCGAGCCCGCCGAACGGGACGGGAACACCGAGCGGGACGAGCGGGGCGGCGGCGAGGCCGACACCGCCGCCGACACCGCCGCCGACACCGGCGAGGACGACGAGGAGGCGGACGCCCGGACGGACTCCGAGGAGGGCTTCGAGGACCGCCCGTCGCGCCGCCGCCGCCGTGGTGGTCGCCGCCGCCGCAGGGGCGGGGAGGCGGAGTTCGCCGAGGACGCCGGGAACGGCGACGGGGACCGCGAGGACCGCGACGACCGCGACACCCGCGACACCAAGGCCGCGTCCGCCGACGAGGACGACCGGAGCGACGAGCAGGCGTCCGCCGACGAGGAGCGGAACGCCGCCGACGAGCAGGCGACCGGCCCTTCCAGCAGCAGTTCGCGCCGTCGCCGCCGGCGTCGCCGCCGCAGCGGAGAATCCGAGGTCGTGGCCGCCGACGTCGCGCCGGACGACCCGGAGCGCACGGTCGTCAAGATCCGCGAGCCCCGGAAGAAGAAGGACGAGCCCTCCGAGAGCGCCGATGGCGTGCAGTCCATCAAGGGCTCCACCCGTCTGGAGGCCAAGAAGCAGCGCCGCCGCGAGGGCCGTGAGCAGGGCCGCCGCCGCGTCCCGATCATCACCGAGGCCGAGTTCCTCGCCCGTCGCGAGGCCGTCGAGCGGGTCATGGTCGTCCGCCAGAGCGGTGAGCGCACCCAGATCGGCGTGCTGGAGGACGGCGTCCTCGTCGAGCACTTCGTCAACAAGGAGCAGGCGACCAGCTACGTCGGCAACGTCTACCTGGGCAAGGTCCAGAACGTCCTGCCGTCGATGGAGGCGGCCTTCGTCGACATCGGTAAGGGACGCAACGCCGTCCTGTACGCCGGTGAGGTCAACTTCGAGGCGCTGGGCCTCTCCGGCGGTCCGCGCCGGATCGAGACCGCGCTGAAGTCCGGCCAGTCCGTCCTGGTGCAGGTCACCAAGGACCCGATCGGTCACAAGGGCGCCCGGCTGACCAGCCAGGTCTCCCTTCCCGGCCGTTACCTGGTCTACGTGCCCGAGGGCTCGATGACCGGCATCAGCCGCAAGCTGCCGGACACCGAGCGGGCCCGGCTGAAGCAGATCCTCAAGCGGATCGTCCCCGAGGACGCGGGCGTCATCGTGCGCACCGCCGCCGAGGGCGCCAGCGAGGAGGAGCTGCGCCGGGACGTCGAGCGGCTCCAGGCGCAGTGGGAGGACATCCAGAAGAAGGCCCGCAAGGGCGGCGCCCCGACGCTGCTCTACGGCGAGCCGGACATGACCGTCCGGGTCGTCCGCGACATCTTCAACGAGGACTTCTCCAAGGTCGTCGTCAGCGGCGACCAGGCGTGGGAGACGATCCACGGATACGTCTCGCACGTCGCGCCCGATCTGGCCGACCGGCTGCAGAAGTGGACCTCCGAGGTCGACGTCTTCGCCACCTACCGGATCGACGAGCAGTTGATGAAGGCGCTGGACCGCAAGGTCTGGCTGCCCAGCGGCGGATCGCTGGTCATCGACCGTACCGAGGCGATGGTCGTGATCGACGTCAACACCGGGAAGTTCACCGGCCAGGGCGGCAACCTGGAGGAGACGGTCACCAGGAACAACCTGGAGGCGGCCGAGGAGATCGTGCGCCAACTGCGGCTGCGCGACCTCGGCGGCATCATCGTCATCGACTTCATCGACATGGTGCTGGAGTCCAACCGGGACCTGGTGATGCGGCGCCTGCTGGAGTGTCTGGGCCGGGACCGCACCAAGCACCAGGTCGCCGAGGTCACCTCGCTGGGTCTGGTCCAGATGACGCGCAAGCGCGTCGGCCAGGGACTGCTGGAGTCGTTCTCCGAGACCTGTGTGCACTGCAACGGCCGGGGACTGATCGTCCACATGGACCAGGTGCAGTCCCAGGGCGGCGGCGGTGGCGGCGGCAAGCGCGGCAGGAAGAAGGGCAAGGCCGCTCAGCAGGCGACCAAGGCCCCGGAGGCGCCCGTCGAGGAGGTCGTCGAGGCCGTCGAGGACTCGGAGGCGCCCGTCGCCGAGGCCGCCGAGACGGCCGCCGAGATCGCGGCGGAGACCGCCGAACCCACCGCGCTGCCCGAGCCGGAGTTCGTCCCGGACGAGGAGCTGTACAGCAGCGCGGCCGAGGCCGAGGAGGCCGCCCGGCGCGGCCGCAGGCGCCGTCGCGCGGTGCGGAAGGTGTCGGCTCCGGCGGGTCCGCCGAAGGCGGCTGCCGAGGTGGAGGCGGCGGTGACGGTCGTCCCGGCGTCCCAGGAGGCCGAGGCCGCCGAGGCGCCGGAGGAGGCCGCCGAGGCCGCCGAGGGGACCGTCGAGGCCGAGCGGTCCGTCGAGACCGCCGAGGAGACACCGGCCGCCGCGGAGGCGGCACAGCCGCGACCGCGCACCCGCCGTCGCGCGGTGCGGAAGGTGTCGGCTCCGGCGGGTCCGCCGAAGGCGGCTGCCGAGGTGGAGGCGGCGGTGACGGTCGTCCCGGCGTCCCAGGAGGCCGAGGCCGCCGAGGCGCCGGAGGAGGCCGCCGAGGTCTCCGAAGGGGCCGCCGAGGCCGCCGGGGGCGCGGTGAAGGCGGAGGAGCCCGCTCCCTCGTCCCGTCCCCGTCGCCGTGTGGTGCGTCGGGCGGCCGCTCCGGCCGGCTCCCCGGAGGCCGCCGAGATCACCGAGCCCGCCGTGGAGCCGGTCTCCGAGGCGGCTCCCGAGACGGCTCCCGAAGCGGAGGCCGAGCCGGCGAAGAAGACGGCCCGCAAGACGGCCAAGAAGACGGCGGCGAAGAAGACCGCCACGAAGAAGGCCGCGGCCAAGAAGACCGCCACGAAGAAGACGGCGGCCAAGAAGACCGCCACGAAGAAGAGCGCGGCGGAGAAGAGCACGACGAAGAAGGCGGCGGCCAAGAAGACCACCGCCCGGAAGTCGACGGCCGGGAAGACGTCCGCGGCGGAGCAGCAGGCGTCGCCGTCCGTCTCCTCTCCGGCCGAGGAGTGA
- a CDS encoding TIGR03936 family radical SAM-associated protein: MAQRIRLRYTKRGRLRFTSHRDFQRAFERALRRAGVPMAYSAGFTPHPKVSYANAAPTGTGSEAEYLEIALTERRDPEELRGQLDESLPEGLDVVDAVEARTSGFADRLTASHWELRLDGVDPEEAGKAVEAFLSADSVEVQRQTKKGMRTFDTRAAVASLEVASAGSDRSGEGPCAILRLVVRHLTPAVRPDDVLSGLRATADLAPPVPAAVTRLAQGPLDEETGTVTDPFAPDRDATPVATAPEGTA, encoded by the coding sequence GTGGCGCAGCGCATCCGTCTGCGCTACACCAAGCGCGGCCGCCTCCGGTTCACCAGTCACCGCGACTTCCAGCGCGCCTTCGAGCGGGCGCTCCGCAGGGCCGGGGTGCCCATGGCGTACTCGGCGGGCTTCACCCCGCACCCCAAGGTCTCGTACGCGAACGCGGCACCGACCGGCACGGGCAGCGAGGCCGAGTACCTGGAGATCGCCCTCACCGAGCGACGCGACCCGGAGGAGCTGCGCGGGCAGCTCGACGAGTCGCTCCCCGAGGGGCTCGACGTCGTCGACGCGGTGGAGGCCCGCACCTCCGGCTTCGCGGACCGGCTCACGGCCTCCCATTGGGAGCTGCGGCTCGACGGAGTGGACCCCGAGGAGGCGGGAAAGGCCGTGGAGGCCTTCCTGTCCGCCGACTCGGTCGAGGTACAGCGGCAGACCAAGAAGGGCATGCGCACATTCGACACACGGGCCGCGGTGGCCTCACTGGAGGTCGCCTCGGCCGGGTCCGATAGGTCCGGCGAGGGTCCCTGTGCGATACTGCGCCTGGTGGTACGGCATCTGACACCTGCCGTGCGACCCGACGACGTCCTGTCCGGTCTCCGAGCTACGGCCGACCTGGCGCCGCCGGTCCCCGCAGCGGTGACCAGGCTGGCGCAGGGGCCGCTCGATGAGGAGACCGGCACGGTGACCGACCCGTTCGCGCCCGACCGCGACGCAACACCAGTCGCGACGGCGCCGGAAGGCACCGCGTAG
- a CDS encoding GNAT family N-acetyltransferase, with protein sequence MPELIVPDVRVRASYVEAMEEFVAEGRGTPDDGSTIGRDILAWHDRWRDPEVFAEYVARVRAAGKDAPRAPGAVPTTTLWWVDGDVFLGRVAIRHRLDGFLLDYGGHIGYDVRASARRRGHATAMVRAALPVARSLGVDPALITCDDTNTASRGVIEKCGGVFEDRRGIKLRYWVATDPDGTRPGRRAGGDE encoded by the coding sequence ATGCCGGAACTGATCGTTCCCGACGTCCGTGTGCGGGCCTCCTACGTCGAGGCGATGGAGGAGTTCGTCGCCGAGGGGCGCGGCACGCCGGACGACGGCTCGACGATCGGTCGCGACATCCTCGCCTGGCACGACCGGTGGCGGGACCCGGAGGTCTTCGCCGAGTACGTCGCCCGGGTCCGCGCCGCCGGGAAGGACGCCCCCCGAGCGCCGGGGGCCGTCCCGACCACCACCCTGTGGTGGGTCGACGGCGACGTCTTCCTGGGCCGTGTGGCCATCCGCCACCGACTCGACGGCTTCCTCCTCGACTACGGCGGCCACATCGGCTACGACGTGCGGGCCTCCGCCCGCCGCCGCGGTCACGCCACCGCCATGGTGCGGGCCGCCCTGCCCGTCGCCCGTTCGCTGGGTGTCGACCCGGCCCTGATCACCTGCGACGACACCAACACCGCCTCCCGCGGGGTCATCGAGAAGTGCGGTGGTGTCTTCGAGGACCGGCGGGGAATAAAACTGCGGTACTGGGTGGCCACGGACCCCGACGGGACACGGCCCGGGAGACGGGCGGGCGGCGACGAGTAG
- a CDS encoding TIGR03960 family B12-binding radical SAM protein gives MPVESVFPRLEALLPHVQKPIQYVGGELNSTVKDWDACDVRWALMYPDAYEVGLPNQGVMILYEVLNEREGVLAERTYSVWPDLEKLMREHGVPQFTVDAHRPVGAFDLLGVSFSTELGYTNLLAALDLAGIPLRAEDRDLDHPVVVAGGHAAFNPEPIADYIDCAVIGDGEQAVLEITDIVREWKAEGRPGGREELLLRLAKTGGVYVPGFYDVEYLPDGRIARVVPGRSGVPWRVSKHTVMDLDEWPYPKQPLVPLAETVHERMSVEIFRGCTRGCRFCQAGMITRPVRERSITGIGEMVEKGLKNTGFEEVGLLSLSSADHSEIGDVAKGLADRYEDDKIGLSLPSTRVDAFNIDLANELTRNGRRSGLTFAPEGGSERIRKVINKMVSEEDLIRTVATAYGNGWRQVKLYFMCGLPTETDDDVLQIADMAAKVISKGREVSGTGDIRCTVSIGGFVPKPHTPFQWAPQLSAEETDARLEKLREKIRADKRYGRSIGFRYHDGKPGIVEGLLSRGDRRVGDVIRAVYEAGGRFDGWREHFSYDLWMECAERALAPHGVDVDWYTTRERTYEEVLPWDHLDSGLDKDWLWDDWQDALDETEVEDCRWTPCFDCGVCPQMGTEIQIGPTGKKLLPLTVVDR, from the coding sequence ATGCCTGTCGAGTCGGTCTTCCCGCGCCTGGAGGCCCTCCTCCCGCACGTCCAGAAGCCGATCCAGTACGTCGGCGGAGAGCTGAACTCCACCGTCAAGGACTGGGACGCCTGCGATGTCCGCTGGGCGCTGATGTACCCCGACGCCTACGAGGTCGGCCTGCCCAACCAGGGCGTCATGATCCTCTACGAGGTCCTCAACGAGCGCGAGGGCGTGCTCGCCGAGCGCACCTACAGCGTCTGGCCCGACCTCGAGAAGCTCATGCGCGAGCACGGTGTCCCCCAGTTCACCGTGGACGCCCACCGTCCGGTCGGCGCCTTCGACCTGCTCGGCGTCTCCTTCTCCACCGAGCTGGGCTACACCAACCTGCTCGCCGCCCTCGACCTCGCGGGCATCCCGCTTCGGGCGGAGGACCGCGACCTGGACCACCCCGTGGTCGTCGCCGGCGGGCACGCCGCCTTCAACCCCGAGCCGATCGCCGACTACATCGACTGCGCGGTCATCGGCGACGGCGAGCAGGCCGTGTTGGAGATCACCGACATCGTCCGGGAGTGGAAGGCCGAGGGGCGCCCCGGCGGCCGCGAGGAGCTGCTGCTGCGCCTGGCGAAGACCGGCGGCGTGTACGTGCCCGGGTTCTACGACGTGGAGTACCTGCCCGACGGCCGCATCGCCCGGGTCGTCCCGGGCCGTTCCGGCGTGCCGTGGCGGGTGTCCAAGCACACCGTGATGGACCTCGACGAGTGGCCCTACCCCAAGCAGCCGCTGGTGCCGCTGGCCGAGACCGTCCACGAGCGGATGAGCGTGGAGATCTTCCGCGGGTGCACCCGCGGTTGCCGTTTCTGCCAGGCCGGCATGATCACCCGTCCGGTGCGCGAGCGCTCCATCACCGGCATCGGCGAGATGGTGGAGAAGGGCCTGAAGAACACCGGCTTCGAGGAGGTCGGCCTGCTCTCGCTGTCGTCGGCCGACCACAGCGAGATCGGCGACGTCGCCAAGGGCCTGGCCGACCGCTACGAGGACGACAAGATCGGCCTCTCGCTGCCCTCCACCCGCGTCGACGCGTTCAACATCGACCTGGCCAACGAGCTGACCCGCAACGGCCGTCGCTCCGGCCTGACCTTCGCGCCCGAGGGCGGCAGCGAGCGCATCCGCAAGGTCATCAACAAGATGGTCTCCGAGGAGGACCTGATCCGCACCGTCGCCACCGCCTACGGCAACGGTTGGCGGCAGGTGAAGCTGTACTTCATGTGCGGCCTGCCCACCGAGACCGACGACGACGTGCTGCAGATCGCCGACATGGCCGCCAAGGTCATCTCCAAGGGGCGCGAGGTCTCCGGCACGGGCGACATCCGCTGCACCGTCTCCATCGGCGGTTTCGTGCCCAAGCCCCACACTCCCTTCCAGTGGGCGCCGCAGCTCTCGGCCGAGGAGACCGACGCCCGTCTGGAGAAGCTGCGGGAGAAGATCCGCGCCGACAAGCGGTACGGCCGGTCCATCGGCTTCCGCTACCACGACGGCAAGCCCGGCATCGTCGAGGGCCTGCTCTCGCGCGGCGACCGCCGCGTCGGCGACGTCATCCGGGCCGTCTACGAGGCCGGCGGACGCTTCGACGGCTGGCGCGAGCACTTCTCCTACGACCTGTGGATGGAGTGCGCCGAGCGCGCGCTGGCCCCCCACGGCGTGGACGTCGACTGGTACACCACGCGCGAGCGCACCTACGAGGAGGTCCTGCCCTGGGACCACCTCGACTCCGGGCTCGACAAGGACTGGCTGTGGGACGACTGGCAGGACGCCCTCGACGAGACCGAGGTCGAGGACTGCCGCTGGACCCCCTGCTTCGACTGTGGCGTGTGCCCGCAGATGGGCACCGAGATCCAGATCGGCCCGACCGGCAAGAAGCTGCTGCCGCTGACGGTCGTCGACAGGTAG
- the rodA gene encoding rod shape-determining protein RodA, translating into MSTHSYNGRPWQERSAWSRITARDSLVRRLDWILLLACLALSVLGSLLVWSATRNRTELNEGDPQHFLWRHLISLAIGIALAVGTVWLGHRRLRGAVPVLYALSVALTLLVLTPLGATINGQRAWLDFGGGLSLQPAEFAKITIILGMAMLLAARVDAGDRVHPDHRTVVQALGLAAVPIAIVMLMPDMGSVMVLVVIVLGVLLASGASNRWIIGLLAAGGIGAVLVWQLGVLDDYQIKRFAAFANPALDPAGAGYNTNQARIAIGSGGLYGKGLFEGTQTTGRFVPEQQTDFVFTVAGEELGFLGAGLIIFLVGVVLWRACRIARETTELYGTIVAAGIIAWFAFQSFENIGMTMGIMPVAGLPLPFVSYGGTSMFAVWIAIGLLQSIRVQRPVSA; encoded by the coding sequence GTGAGCACCCACTCCTACAACGGGCGGCCCTGGCAGGAGCGGTCGGCCTGGAGCAGGATCACCGCGCGTGACTCCCTCGTCCGCCGCCTGGACTGGATACTGCTGCTGGCCTGCCTGGCGCTGTCGGTCCTGGGCTCCCTGCTGGTGTGGTCGGCCACCCGCAACCGCACCGAACTCAACGAGGGCGACCCGCAGCACTTCCTCTGGCGCCACCTGATCAGCCTGGCCATCGGCATCGCCCTGGCCGTCGGCACCGTCTGGCTCGGCCACCGTCGGCTGCGCGGTGCCGTCCCGGTGCTGTACGCGCTGTCGGTGGCGCTGACACTGCTGGTGCTCACCCCCCTGGGCGCCACGATCAACGGGCAGCGCGCCTGGTTGGACTTCGGCGGCGGCCTCTCGCTCCAGCCCGCCGAGTTCGCCAAGATCACCATCATCCTGGGCATGGCGATGCTGCTGGCGGCCCGGGTGGACGCCGGCGACCGGGTCCACCCCGACCACCGCACGGTGGTCCAGGCCCTCGGCCTGGCCGCCGTGCCGATCGCGATCGTCATGCTGATGCCCGACATGGGCTCGGTGATGGTGCTGGTCGTGATCGTGCTCGGAGTGCTGCTGGCCTCCGGGGCGTCCAACCGCTGGATCATCGGTCTGCTCGCCGCCGGCGGCATCGGCGCGGTCCTGGTCTGGCAGCTCGGCGTGCTCGACGACTACCAGATCAAGCGCTTCGCCGCCTTCGCCAACCCGGCCCTGGATCCGGCCGGTGCCGGCTACAACACCAACCAGGCCCGCATCGCCATCGGATCCGGCGGCCTCTACGGCAAGGGTCTGTTCGAGGGCACCCAGACCACCGGCCGGTTCGTGCCCGAACAGCAGACCGACTTCGTCTTCACCGTCGCGGGGGAGGAGCTGGGCTTCCTCGGCGCGGGACTGATCATCTTCCTGGTCGGCGTGGTGCTCTGGCGGGCCTGCCGCATCGCCCGCGAGACGACCGAGCTGTACGGCACGATCGTCGCCGCCGGGATCATCGCCTGGTTCGCCTTCCAGTCCTTCGAGAACATCGGCATGACGATGGGCATCATGCCGGTCGCCGGTCTGCCGCTGCCCTTCGTCAGCTACGGCGGCACCTCGATGTTCGCGGTCTGGATCGCCATCGGGCTGCTCCAGTCGATCCGGGTGCAGCGCCCCGTGTCCGCCTGA